The genomic interval CTGCCATGTCGATTCCAAGGTGGCATGTTGATATTATTTTTGGTGCTCCGACTCTTAGGTGTACCTTTTTTGCTCCGGCTTTTTTGAGTATTTTTATTATCCTTTTTGATGTTGTGCCTCTTACTATGCTGTCGTCGACTAGTACTATTTCTTTGTTTTTGACGTTTGATTTTACTGCGTTTAGTTTTAGTCTTACTGCGTCTTCTCTCATTCCTTGGTTTGGCATTATGAATGTTCGGCCGACGTATCTGTTTTTCATTAGGCTTTCGGCGTATTCGAGGTTTGAGGTTTCTGCGTAGCCTATGGCGAATGTTATTCCTGAGTCTGGTACTGGTGATACTAGGTCTGCGTTTGGTACGGGGTATTTTTCTCCTAGTTTTCGGCCTATTTGTAGTCTGCATTCGTAGTTTGATTTGCCGTCCATTATGGAGTCTGGTCTGGCGAAATATACGTGTTCGAAGAAGCAGTGGGCGTTTTGTTTTTTGGTTAGTTGGTGTGATTTGAGTTTTTTGTTTTGGATTGTTATGATTTCTCCTGGGTTTACGTCTCTTGTTAGTTCGGCGCCTATTGTGTCTATTGCAGCGCTTTCGGATGCTATGATGTATCCGTTTTTGTGTTTTCCTATGCAGAGTGGTTTTATTCCGTGTGGGTCTCTGACGGCTATTATTTTGTCTTTGATTAGTATTGTTAGGGCGTATGATCCTTTTAGTTTTTTCATTGATCGTTTTAGTGCGTTGGTTATGTCATCGGTTTTTATTAGGTGTTTGGAGATTAGGTGTGCTATTATTTCTGTGTCGTTTCCTGTTGAGAATACGTGTCCGTCTTCTTCTAGTTGTCGTCTTATTTCCATTGAGTTTGTTATGTGTCCGTTGTGGGCTATTGCGAGTCTTCCTTTTTGGTGTGTTACCATTAGGGGTTGGCTGCTTTCAAGGTTGGTGTCTCCGGATGTTGTGTATCTTACGTGGCCTATTCCTTGTTTTCCGTTTAGTTGGTTTATGTCTTCTTCGGTGAATACTTCTGGGACTAGTCCCATTCCTCTCCGTAGTTTCATTCCGTTGTTGTATGTTGCTATTCCTGCTGATTCCTGTCCTCTGTGTTGTAGGGAGTAGAGTGCGTAGTATATTTTTAGTGGTAGGTTTTCTGTGGATGTTATTCCGACGACGCCGCATTCATCGTGCATTTTTAGACCATCTTGTTATTTATATTCTCCATTTTTTTTGTTTTGCCAGTTGTAGCTTCGTATTTTTTTGGATTTTCCGAAGCCACATGAGGCACATACTTTCTGTCTTACGTGGTAGGATTTGCTTCCGCATCTTCTGCATTTTACGTGAAGTTTTTTTTGTCTACCACCGAATGATGGTGTTCCTTTTCCCATTTTCAACCTCCTTTAGGGTGATATATACACAACATTATCTCCACGTACTATTAGTGTATCGTGTTGTTGTGATTCTTCGTTACTTAATTCCTCGGCATCTTTTAAAACAACGTTCATGTGAACATCGTATCCTTGAAGCGTACCACGGAACTCTCTGTTTCTTTTCAAGCGGATTATTACTGGTGATCCAATCGATTCGTTTAAAATATCAAGTGGTCTGTTGTCACTCAAAACATTATCCTCCATGTTTAATTAGAATTCGAAAGTGTTTTTAGAATATTTCGAATATGTTAGTTTCTAATCTCCAGTCCACTTATAAATTTCCCAATAAAACTCATTCAACACATAAAATACATCATTAATAATTATAGATTGGTGTTTAGAAAAAACAACCAAAAACCCAGAAAAAACAAAACAAAATCACTATCCAACCCAAAACCACAGCATCATTCCCACCCTATAATAGATTTTAATAACATCTGGGTCTTAGTTTTGTTAGGTATTTTTCATGGAGATCAGGTTTCTAGGAACCGGTGGCGGCCGTTTTACAACAATGTTTCAAAAGAGGTTCACCGGTGGATTTAGAATAGATGGTTTTGACAACTACATACATCTGGATCCAGGGCCTGGAGCGCTTCTCCTTTCAAACCAATTAGGTTTATCTCCAATAGTTCTAAATGCCATCGTTTTATCACACGCACATCCAGATCACTACACAGATGTTGAACCCTTAATAGAAGCCATGACAAAAGCTGGAACTCGTGACAGAGGTGTGTTATTGAGCAGTAAGAGTGGTGTTGAAACAATCGATGGCTACGGTCCTGTAATCTCTAAATACCACCGAGATATGGCTGGAGATGTTAAGGTATTGGATAATGACCTGGTTTTTGAACTAAAAAACAAAGTAAAAATCAAATCCTTCAAGGTCCATCATTCCGACCCATCTAGCTGTGGAGTCAGGGTTGAAACACCAAACGGCGATATCGGCTACACCGGCGATACAACCTACTTCGATAAACTACCAAATAAACTAAAAGGAGTGCGGGTTTTAATCATGAACGTAACCCGACCCCTAAACTCAGATATAAACTACCACCTTTCAACAAATGAAGCAATAAAACTAATCTCCAAGGTACAGCCAGAGATAGCTATAATGACTCATTTCGGATACAACATGCTAGAATCAGGTGTTGAAGAACAAGCATGTATTGTTCAAGGCGAAACCGATGTAGATACAATTGCAGCCGAAGACTTCATGAAGGTAGTTGTTGAAAAAGAAATAAAAACAACCAAAAGACAAAGTAAGTTAATCGATTTTAAAGCCATCTAATAAAAACGACCTAAAAACTGTTAAAAACTAAATTATTCATATCAATATTAATGAGGCATCCATATGATTCCAAAGCAATATGACCCAGAGACTGCGGAAAGTAAATACGATTACTGGATGGAGAGTGGTGTATACGAATTCAAAGACAGTGGAGCAAAGAAATACATAATAGATACACCACCCCCCTACCCAACAGGTAATTTCCATGTAGGTAACGCCTTAAACTGGTGTTACATAGATTTTGTAGCTAGATATAAACGGATGGCCGGGTATGACGTTATGTTCCCACAAGGCTGGGACTGCCATGGCCTACCAACCGAAGTAAAGGTTGAAGAAACCAGAGACATCACCAAATCGATGG from Methanonatronarchaeum thermophilum carries:
- a CDS encoding 50S ribosomal protein L37e: MGKGTPSFGGRQKKLHVKCRRCGSKSYHVRQKVCASCGFGKSKKIRSYNWQNKKNGEYK
- a CDS encoding LSM domain-containing protein, which gives rise to MEDNVLSDNRPLDILNESIGSPVIIRLKRNREFRGTLQGYDVHMNVVLKDAEELSNEESQQHDTLIVRGDNVVYISP
- a CDS encoding MBL fold metallo-hydrolase, which gives rise to MEIRFLGTGGGRFTTMFQKRFTGGFRIDGFDNYIHLDPGPGALLLSNQLGLSPIVLNAIVLSHAHPDHYTDVEPLIEAMTKAGTRDRGVLLSSKSGVETIDGYGPVISKYHRDMAGDVKVLDNDLVFELKNKVKIKSFKVHHSDPSSCGVRVETPNGDIGYTGDTTYFDKLPNKLKGVRVLIMNVTRPLNSDINYHLSTNEAIKLISKVQPEIAIMTHFGYNMLESGVEEQACIVQGETDVDTIAAEDFMKVVVEKEIKTTKRQSKLIDFKAI
- the purF gene encoding amidophosphoribosyltransferase codes for the protein MHDECGVVGITSTENLPLKIYYALYSLQHRGQESAGIATYNNGMKLRRGMGLVPEVFTEEDINQLNGKQGIGHVRYTTSGDTNLESSQPLMVTHQKGRLAIAHNGHITNSMEIRRQLEEDGHVFSTGNDTEIIAHLISKHLIKTDDITNALKRSMKKLKGSYALTILIKDKIIAVRDPHGIKPLCIGKHKNGYIIASESAAIDTIGAELTRDVNPGEIITIQNKKLKSHQLTKKQNAHCFFEHVYFARPDSIMDGKSNYECRLQIGRKLGEKYPVPNADLVSPVPDSGITFAIGYAETSNLEYAESLMKNRYVGRTFIMPNQGMREDAVRLKLNAVKSNVKNKEIVLVDDSIVRGTTSKRIIKILKKAGAKKVHLRVGAPKIISTCHLGIDMADKNKLIAHNATTKEIKQKIGADSLKYIKINEMLDAMNINKNKLCLGCLNEKYPVPKQNTKTLQTKIE